The Mycobacterium paragordonae genome includes a region encoding these proteins:
- a CDS encoding 4a-hydroxytetrahydrobiopterin dehydratase has product MAVLTDEQIDAALPDLDGWERVDGALRRSVRFPAFLAGIDAVRRVGEHAEAKDHHPDIDIRWRTVTFVLVTHSEGGITQKDLDMARDIDGIVGEASSA; this is encoded by the coding sequence ATGGCTGTTCTCACCGATGAGCAAATAGACGCCGCACTGCCCGACCTGGACGGCTGGGAGCGCGTTGACGGGGCGTTGCGCCGCTCCGTCAGATTCCCGGCATTTTTGGCCGGTATCGACGCCGTGCGCCGGGTGGGCGAGCACGCGGAAGCCAAGGACCATCATCCGGATATCGATATCCGCTGGCGGACAGTCACTTTTGTGTTGGTGACACACTCCGAGGGCGGCATCACGCAGAAGGACCTCGACATGGCGCGCGACATCGACGGAATCGTCGGAGAGGCCTCATCGGCGTAA
- a CDS encoding alpha/beta hydrolase, producing MNTLRLVLAIILAVAGTACSHTDAPPSGTPTTTTHPAAQYEPGPCPSVPNPAPGLERAHCATLVVPENRTKAGGRSLRLAVAVIPAQTQPPAADPILIITGGPGEDAIMDPPIAENVGLDRNRDLILLAQRGNHSSQPVLACPEIDGFFARRVGLVYDATTTGDEYVQAAKTCHDRLAGDADLSAFNSTESAYDLIDLRTALHVNQWNVFSHSYGTDLALLYSRLDPAAIRSLVMDGMTPPSLASPSWTWGSAREAFDNMMSACTVQPDCQARYPNLADTVVRLVNELEAHPVTTTVDVEGVGDTKVVLDGGALLNWMVPMGTHFPAEMPAGIDELAHGNPKRIARQWAMAWANPGKVGIMGWGLTLSIWCSEWVPFDSVDDQNRSARQVFAALPDSVRAQAPQLPFLRQACAAWNVPKASEWVRGLGEGTFPALALSGSYDGQTGAASGQYVAQHLPHAISVTVPGVAHGIYADRCGAAVIASFFETPGQPDISCVRTTQPPLFAVDPPPP from the coding sequence ATGAACACGTTGCGGCTGGTGCTCGCGATCATCCTTGCGGTTGCTGGTACCGCCTGCTCGCACACTGACGCGCCGCCGAGCGGCACACCGACCACGACGACTCATCCGGCCGCACAGTACGAGCCGGGGCCCTGCCCCTCGGTACCGAACCCGGCGCCCGGACTGGAACGCGCACACTGCGCGACGCTGGTGGTCCCGGAGAATCGCACCAAAGCGGGCGGGCGTTCGCTACGTCTGGCTGTCGCGGTCATACCGGCCCAGACGCAGCCCCCGGCCGCCGACCCGATCCTGATCATCACCGGGGGCCCCGGCGAGGACGCGATCATGGATCCGCCGATCGCCGAAAACGTGGGCCTGGACCGCAACCGGGATCTGATCCTGCTTGCCCAGCGGGGCAACCACTCGTCGCAGCCCGTGCTTGCCTGCCCGGAAATCGACGGGTTCTTCGCTCGCCGAGTGGGATTGGTGTACGACGCGACCACCACCGGCGATGAGTACGTGCAGGCCGCCAAGACCTGTCACGATCGACTGGCGGGCGACGCAGACCTCTCGGCTTTCAACTCCACCGAGAGTGCCTACGACCTGATCGATCTGCGCACCGCGTTGCACGTCAATCAGTGGAATGTGTTCTCGCACTCCTACGGCACGGACCTGGCACTGCTCTATTCGCGGCTTGACCCGGCGGCCATCCGGTCGCTGGTGATGGACGGGATGACACCGCCGTCGCTGGCGAGTCCGAGTTGGACGTGGGGCAGCGCGCGCGAAGCGTTCGACAACATGATGAGCGCCTGCACCGTCCAACCGGATTGTCAGGCGCGCTATCCCAACCTCGCCGACACGGTCGTCCGGCTGGTCAACGAACTCGAGGCGCATCCGGTGACCACCACGGTCGACGTCGAAGGTGTCGGTGACACCAAGGTGGTGCTCGACGGGGGCGCCCTGCTGAACTGGATGGTTCCGATGGGAACCCATTTTCCGGCCGAAATGCCGGCCGGCATCGACGAACTCGCGCACGGCAACCCGAAGCGTATTGCCCGGCAGTGGGCGATGGCCTGGGCGAACCCCGGCAAGGTCGGGATCATGGGTTGGGGCCTGACTCTCAGCATCTGGTGCAGTGAATGGGTTCCATTCGACTCCGTAGACGATCAAAACCGTTCCGCCAGACAGGTTTTCGCCGCGCTTCCCGATTCGGTGCGCGCGCAGGCGCCGCAACTGCCGTTCCTGCGGCAGGCGTGCGCGGCTTGGAACGTTCCCAAAGCGTCGGAGTGGGTGCGCGGCCTCGGCGAGGGCACTTTCCCGGCACTGGCGCTGTCCGGCAGCTATGACGGTCAGACCGGCGCGGCGTCGGGACAGTACGTCGCCCAACATCTTCCGCACGCGATTTCGGTGACCGTCCCGGGCGTGGCGCACGGAATCTACGCCGACCGCTGCGGAGCGGCCGTCATCGCGTCGTTCTTCGAAACACCCGGGCAACCGGACATCAGCTGCGTGCGGACCACGCAACCGCCACTGTTCGCGGTTGACCCACCGCCGCCGTGA
- a CDS encoding serine hydrolase domain-containing protein — translation MTLSCSPRHDAAPAPSRFDELDAKITAGMKTYAVPGAAVAVWAGGQEYVKGYGVTDVDHPVPVDGDTVFRIGSTTKTFTGTTIMRLVDEGKVALDAPVREYLPDFAVADEVVSAAVTVRQLLNHTSGWLGDDVQDFGSTDDALARYVGSLGRLPQLNPPGAVFAYNNAGLAVAGRIIEVLTATSYEAAVQNLLLNPLQLGHTHFFDDQLAGLTVATPHNVVDGRAVVAKDFWAFPRSCNPTGGLMSSARDQLRYARFHLGDGTGPGGARVLSRPALQAMRSNPGAGGTLQVELTGMGVAWMLRPSAEDKVVVQHGGTWSGQRSGFFMVPERDFAMTLLTNSEGGAQLTVDLFGDDWALRRFAGISNLPANTQHLSADDLAPYQGRYVAELIPESGTLERSVIDFVAGDGRLDGTAGTGEPGADTSPMGLVFYRPDYGLGLGPDRKPVGTRSNFVRDPVGNIIWFRSHGRLFRRQ, via the coding sequence CTGACACTCTCCTGTTCGCCCAGGCACGACGCCGCTCCGGCACCCAGCAGGTTTGACGAGCTGGATGCCAAGATCACCGCGGGCATGAAGACGTACGCGGTACCGGGTGCCGCGGTGGCGGTCTGGGCTGGCGGGCAGGAATATGTGAAGGGTTACGGCGTCACCGACGTCGACCACCCGGTGCCGGTGGACGGCGACACCGTCTTCCGGATCGGCTCCACCACAAAGACTTTCACCGGCACGACGATCATGCGACTGGTGGATGAGGGCAAGGTGGCGCTGGACGCACCGGTGCGGGAGTATCTGCCCGACTTCGCCGTTGCCGACGAGGTGGTCAGCGCCGCGGTGACGGTGCGTCAATTGCTCAATCACACGTCGGGGTGGCTGGGTGACGATGTCCAGGACTTCGGCAGTACCGACGACGCGCTGGCCCGCTACGTCGGATCGCTAGGCCGGCTGCCACAACTGAACCCGCCCGGCGCCGTGTTCGCCTACAACAACGCCGGGTTGGCGGTCGCCGGCCGCATCATCGAAGTGCTCACCGCGACGAGCTACGAGGCGGCGGTGCAGAACCTGTTGCTCAACCCCCTGCAGTTGGGTCACACGCACTTCTTCGATGACCAACTGGCGGGCCTCACGGTCGCGACACCCCACAATGTGGTCGACGGCAGGGCTGTTGTCGCCAAGGACTTTTGGGCATTTCCTCGCAGCTGCAACCCCACCGGGGGCCTGATGTCCAGCGCGCGGGACCAGTTGCGCTACGCAAGGTTTCACCTCGGTGACGGCACCGGGCCGGGCGGCGCCCGAGTGCTGAGCCGGCCGGCGCTGCAGGCGATGCGCTCGAATCCCGGCGCCGGCGGGACACTGCAGGTCGAACTTACCGGCATGGGCGTTGCCTGGATGCTGAGGCCGTCGGCGGAGGACAAAGTCGTCGTGCAGCACGGCGGCACGTGGAGTGGTCAGCGTTCGGGGTTTTTCATGGTTCCCGAGCGCGACTTCGCGATGACTTTACTGACGAATTCCGAAGGCGGAGCACAGCTTACCGTCGATCTGTTCGGCGACGACTGGGCGTTGCGCCGATTCGCCGGCATCAGCAACCTGCCGGCCAACACCCAACACCTTTCGGCCGACGACCTCGCGCCGTATCAGGGACGCTACGTCGCCGAGCTGATCCCTGAATCGGGAACGCTCGAGCGGTCCGTCATCGACTTCGTCGCCGGCGACGGTCGACTCGACGGCACCGCGGGCACCGGCGAACCGGGCGCGGACACCAGCCCGATGGGCCTCGTCTTTTATCGGCCCGACTATGGCCTGGGCCTGGGCCCGGATCGCAAACCGGTTGGCACCCGGTCGAATTTCGTGCGGGACCCCGTCGGCAACATCATCTGGTTCCGTAGTCACGGTCGGCTTTTCCGGCGCCAGTAG
- a CDS encoding mannosyltransferase, which yields MDARGVGEVARRVGGKVCPVDTTSAAAAARPTQRPRALLQTLALPLLIVSIAARFAWTYLAPHGANFVDLHVYVGGAATLDHPGTLYSYVYADQTPDFPLPFTYPPFAAVVLYPMHFVPFGLLAFLWHVAIVAALYGVVRVSQWLIGTAADRRAAMLWTAVTIWIEPLRSNFDYGQINVFLVLAVLWAAYTTRWWLSGMLVGIAAAVKLTPAIAGVYLLGARRWSAALFSLAVFLFTIGVSLFVVGDQARYYFTDLLGDAHRVGPIATSFNQSWRGAISRIVGYDAGYGPLVLTALVITAVIAVLAWRALEDSDALGRLLVVELFGLLLSPISWTHHWVWLVPLMIWLIHGPLLERVAAKVFGWGWLVLTVIGVPWLLSFEQPTIWVISRPWYLAWAGSVYVVVALATMGWIALSGRTTGAGKADRDYGTR from the coding sequence ATGGACGCGCGCGGCGTGGGAGAAGTCGCCCGTCGGGTCGGCGGTAAAGTCTGTCCGGTAGACACCACTTCGGCCGCCGCGGCGGCACGCCCCACCCAGCGGCCACGAGCATTGCTGCAGACGCTGGCGCTGCCGCTGCTGATCGTCAGCATCGCGGCACGCTTCGCTTGGACCTATCTGGCGCCGCACGGCGCAAACTTCGTCGACCTGCACGTCTATGTCGGCGGGGCCGCGACCCTGGACCATCCGGGCACCCTGTACAGCTACGTCTACGCCGACCAGACGCCGGACTTCCCGCTGCCGTTCACCTACCCGCCGTTTGCTGCGGTGGTGCTCTACCCGATGCACTTTGTGCCTTTCGGGCTATTGGCGTTCCTGTGGCACGTGGCAATCGTGGCGGCCCTGTATGGCGTGGTGCGGGTCAGCCAGTGGCTGATCGGGACCGCCGCGGACCGACGGGCCGCGATGTTGTGGACCGCGGTGACCATCTGGATCGAACCGTTGCGCAGCAACTTCGACTACGGGCAGATCAACGTGTTCCTGGTGCTGGCGGTGCTGTGGGCGGCCTACACCACCAGGTGGTGGCTGTCCGGGATGCTGGTGGGGATCGCGGCCGCGGTCAAGCTGACTCCCGCGATCGCGGGCGTCTACCTGCTGGGCGCCCGCCGCTGGTCTGCGGCGTTGTTCTCGTTGGCGGTGTTTCTCTTCACCATCGGTGTGTCGCTGTTCGTGGTCGGTGATCAAGCCCGTTACTACTTCACCGACCTGCTGGGCGACGCGCACCGGGTGGGGCCCATCGCCACCTCGTTCAATCAATCCTGGCGCGGCGCGATCTCGCGCATCGTCGGCTACGACGCCGGATACGGGCCTCTCGTGCTGACCGCGCTGGTGATCACGGCCGTCATCGCCGTGCTGGCGTGGCGGGCGCTCGAAGACTCCGACGCACTGGGCAGGCTGCTGGTGGTCGAACTCTTCGGCCTGCTGCTCTCACCCATTTCCTGGACGCACCACTGGGTGTGGCTGGTCCCGTTGATGATCTGGCTGATCCACGGACCGCTGCTGGAGCGGGTGGCGGCGAAGGTCTTCGGTTGGGGCTGGTTGGTGCTTACCGTGATCGGAGTGCCGTGGCTGCTGAGCTTCGAGCAGCCGACCATCTGGGTGATCAGCCGGCCGTGGTATCTGGCCTGGGCGGGGTCGGTGTATGTGGTCGTGGCGCTGGCGACGATGGGCTGGATCGCGTTGAGCGGGCGCACTACTGGCGCCGGAAAAGCCGACCGTGACTACGGAACCAGATGA
- a CDS encoding HhH-GPD-type base excision DNA repair protein, with translation MPKLQLVQDPAADALLDSNPFALLVGMVLDQQIPLEVAFAGPKKIVDRMGGIDAAEIADYDPDKFAALCSETPAIHRFPGSMAKRIQALAQIIVDRYDGDAAALWTAGDPDGQELLKRLKALPGFGDQKARIFLALLGKQYGVTPTGWRAAAGDYGKAGTHMSVADIVDAESLGQVRSYKKQMKAAASGKASGKASGKASGKAKGKAAT, from the coding sequence GTGCCGAAACTGCAGCTCGTTCAAGATCCGGCCGCCGACGCGCTGCTGGACTCCAATCCATTCGCATTGCTGGTCGGGATGGTGCTTGATCAGCAGATCCCACTCGAGGTCGCTTTCGCCGGCCCCAAGAAGATCGTCGATCGGATGGGCGGTATCGACGCCGCCGAGATCGCCGACTACGACCCTGACAAGTTCGCCGCGCTCTGTTCGGAAACGCCTGCCATTCATCGATTTCCGGGGTCGATGGCCAAGCGCATCCAGGCGCTCGCGCAGATCATCGTCGACCGGTACGACGGGGACGCGGCCGCTTTGTGGACGGCCGGAGACCCCGACGGCCAAGAACTGCTGAAGAGGCTCAAGGCGCTGCCCGGGTTCGGCGACCAGAAGGCGCGGATCTTTCTGGCACTGCTCGGCAAGCAGTACGGCGTGACGCCGACGGGCTGGCGGGCGGCGGCGGGGGATTACGGCAAGGCTGGAACCCACATGTCGGTCGCCGATATCGTCGATGCCGAGTCGCTGGGTCAGGTGCGGTCGTATAAGAAGCAGATGAAGGCTGCTGCGTCTGGGAAAGCATCTGGCAAGGCGTCCGGGAAAGCCTCTGGGAAAGCAAAAGGAAAGGCGGCAACGTGA
- a CDS encoding DUF5302 domain-containing protein — MADTKPPESSEPQEDDNKRKFREALERKLAKSSGGSDHKDGGGKQSRAHGAAGNRREFRRKSG, encoded by the coding sequence ATGGCCGACACGAAGCCCCCGGAATCGTCCGAACCGCAGGAGGACGACAACAAGCGTAAATTCCGCGAAGCCCTGGAACGCAAGCTGGCCAAGTCGTCCGGCGGGTCCGATCACAAGGACGGCGGCGGCAAGCAGTCGCGGGCGCACGGGGCCGCCGGCAACCGCCGGGAATTCCGCCGCAAGAGCGGCTAG
- a CDS encoding PPOX class F420-dependent oxidoreductase → MGRHVFDDKLLAVISCNSIGVLATIKRDGRPQLSNVQYYFDARGLVLQVSITEPRAKTRNLRRDPRASLLVDADDGWSYAVAEGIAELTPPAMAPDDDTVESLIALYRNIAGEHPDWDEYREAMVTDRRVLLTMPISHVYGMPPGRR, encoded by the coding sequence ATGGGACGCCACGTCTTCGACGACAAGCTGTTGGCCGTGATCAGTTGCAACTCGATCGGAGTGCTGGCCACCATCAAACGCGACGGCCGGCCGCAGTTGTCGAACGTGCAGTACTACTTCGACGCCCGGGGTCTGGTGCTGCAGGTGTCGATCACCGAGCCGCGCGCCAAGACGCGCAACCTGCGCCGGGACCCCCGTGCCTCGCTGTTGGTAGATGCCGATGACGGGTGGTCGTATGCGGTCGCGGAGGGCATCGCGGAGCTGACTCCGCCGGCCATGGCGCCCGACGACGACACCGTCGAATCCCTGATTGCTTTGTACCGCAACATCGCTGGTGAACATCCGGACTGGGACGAGTACCGCGAGGCCATGGTCACCGATCGGCGTGTGTTGCTGACGATGCCGATCTCCCACGTGTACGGCATGCCGCCCGGCAGGCGGTAG
- a CDS encoding DUF1697 domain-containing protein, translated as MTKYAAFLRGVNVGGVNLKMAEVADALTDAGFKNVRTILASGNVRLESSAKEATVRKKSEAALRDRFGYDAWVLAYDLETVQAIDEAYPFEREADGQQSYVTFVSDAEILEELAQLKAGPKEKIQRGEGVIYWQVPKGSTLDSTIGKTMGKKRYKSSTTSRNLRTLAKVLA; from the coding sequence ATGACCAAGTACGCGGCATTCCTGCGCGGCGTCAACGTCGGGGGCGTCAATCTGAAGATGGCCGAGGTGGCCGACGCCCTGACGGACGCCGGCTTCAAGAACGTGCGCACCATCCTGGCCAGCGGCAACGTGCGGCTGGAATCGTCGGCGAAAGAGGCGACGGTGCGCAAGAAGTCCGAGGCTGCACTGCGGGACCGATTCGGCTACGACGCGTGGGTGCTGGCGTATGACTTGGAGACGGTGCAGGCCATCGACGAGGCCTATCCCTTCGAGCGCGAGGCCGACGGTCAGCAGTCGTACGTCACCTTTGTGAGCGACGCAGAAATACTCGAGGAACTGGCGCAGCTGAAGGCGGGTCCGAAGGAGAAGATCCAGCGTGGCGAGGGCGTCATCTACTGGCAGGTGCCCAAGGGCAGCACGCTGGACAGCACCATCGGCAAAACGATGGGTAAGAAGCGCTACAAGTCCTCGACCACGTCGCGCAACCTGCGCACGCTTGCGAAGGTGCTCGCGTGA
- a CDS encoding class I SAM-dependent methyltransferase yields the protein MNGSRSHKVALTGVSETALLTLNARATEARRGDDRLIDDPMAVALVDSIDFDFAKFGPTRQDIAIRAQAFDGAAKAYLGSHPAATVVALAEGLQTSFWRLEAALPESQFRWLTVDLPPIIEIRKRLLPSSPRISVLAQSALDYSWMDSVEPSNGVFITAEGLLMYLQPEQSLELIAECAKRFPGGQMLFDLPPRWFSMFSRLGIRTSLRYKVPAMPFSLTPAEAADLAATVPGITAVHDVRLPKGRGLIFNTALSAVYQVPLLDPLRPNLTLLEF from the coding sequence GTGAACGGCTCGCGGTCGCACAAGGTCGCTCTCACCGGTGTCTCGGAAACCGCGTTGCTGACGCTCAATGCCCGCGCCACCGAGGCGCGCCGCGGTGACGACCGGCTCATCGACGACCCGATGGCCGTGGCGCTGGTGGACTCCATCGATTTCGACTTCGCCAAGTTCGGCCCGACCCGTCAGGACATCGCGATCCGGGCGCAGGCGTTCGACGGTGCCGCCAAGGCATACCTGGGCAGCCACCCGGCGGCCACCGTGGTGGCGTTGGCCGAAGGCCTGCAAACCAGCTTTTGGCGCCTGGAAGCGGCTCTCCCCGAGAGTCAATTCCGTTGGCTGACAGTTGATTTGCCGCCCATCATCGAGATCCGCAAGCGGCTGCTGCCGTCATCGCCGCGGATATCGGTGCTCGCGCAGTCGGCGCTGGACTACAGCTGGATGGACTCCGTCGAGCCCTCGAACGGGGTCTTCATCACGGCCGAGGGTCTGCTGATGTATCTGCAACCCGAGCAGTCGCTGGAACTGATCGCCGAGTGCGCGAAGCGATTTCCGGGCGGTCAGATGCTCTTCGACCTGCCGCCGCGCTGGTTCAGCATGTTCAGCCGGCTCGGCATCCGCACCTCGCTGCGCTACAAGGTGCCGGCCATGCCGTTCAGCCTGACCCCCGCCGAAGCCGCCGATCTCGCCGCAACGGTGCCGGGCATCACCGCGGTTCACGACGTGCGGCTACCCAAGGGGCGTGGGCTGATCTTCAACACCGCTCTGTCGGCGGTCTACCAGGTTCCGCTGCTCGATCCGCTGCGCCCGAACCTGACGCTCCTGGAGTTCTAG
- a CDS encoding GntR family transcriptional regulator, with product MELRDLLKVDVKAGKPIFDQLRTGVIDGVRAGSLPPGTRLPTVRDLAGQLGVAANTVARAYRELESAAIVETRGRFGTFISRFDPTDAAMAAAAKEYVEVARALGLTKSDAMRYLTNVPDD from the coding sequence GTGGAGTTGCGCGATTTGTTGAAGGTCGACGTGAAGGCGGGCAAGCCGATATTCGACCAGCTCAGAACCGGAGTGATCGACGGGGTCCGGGCCGGTTCGTTACCGCCGGGCACCCGACTGCCGACGGTGCGCGACCTGGCCGGCCAACTGGGCGTGGCCGCCAACACCGTGGCCCGCGCGTACCGCGAGCTGGAATCCGCGGCCATCGTCGAAACACGTGGTCGCTTCGGCACTTTCATCTCCCGCTTCGATCCCACCGATGCCGCGATGGCGGCCGCGGCCAAGGAATACGTGGAAGTTGCCCGGGCGCTGGGGCTGACGAAGTCCGACGCCATGCGTTACCTGACCAACGTGCCGGACGACTAG
- a CDS encoding NAD-dependent deacylase has translation MRVTVLSGAGISAESGVPTFRDDKNGLWAHFDPYELSSVEGWERNPERVWGWYLWRHYLVADVQPNAGHQAIADWQRHPDVTDVTVVTQNVDDLHERAGSTPVHHLHGSLFEFRCARCGMAYSEPLPVMTEAAIEVEPPVCRCGGLIRPDIVWFGESLPQGPWQSALDATENADVVVVVGTSSIVYPAAGLPEMALARGIAVIEVNPEPTPLSQHATLCVRESASLALPGLLERLPALFS, from the coding sequence ATGCGAGTGACGGTGCTGAGCGGCGCGGGTATCTCGGCGGAGAGCGGCGTCCCGACGTTCCGTGACGACAAGAACGGATTGTGGGCACACTTCGACCCGTACGAGCTGTCCAGCGTCGAAGGCTGGGAACGCAATCCAGAGCGCGTATGGGGCTGGTATCTGTGGCGCCACTACCTGGTGGCCGACGTGCAGCCCAATGCGGGGCACCAAGCGATCGCCGACTGGCAGCGGCACCCGGACGTCACCGACGTCACCGTCGTCACCCAGAATGTCGACGATCTGCACGAGCGCGCGGGGAGCACACCGGTCCACCACCTCCACGGCAGCTTGTTCGAATTTCGTTGTGCGCGTTGCGGAATGGCGTACAGCGAGCCACTGCCGGTGATGACCGAAGCCGCCATCGAGGTGGAGCCGCCGGTGTGCCGCTGCGGCGGCCTGATCCGGCCCGACATCGTCTGGTTCGGGGAGTCGCTGCCGCAGGGGCCGTGGCAGAGCGCGCTCGATGCGACGGAGAACGCCGACGTGGTGGTGGTCGTCGGGACCTCGTCGATCGTCTATCCGGCGGCCGGGCTACCGGAGATGGCGCTGGCCCGCGGTATCGCGGTGATCGAGGTCAACCCCGAGCCCACGCCGTTGTCGCAACACGCCACGCTGTGCGTGCGCGAGTCAGCCAGCCTGGCTTTGCCCGGGCTGCTGGAACGACTGCCGGCGCTGTTCAGCTAA
- a CDS encoding class I SAM-dependent methyltransferase, producing the protein MTPSVDNPFFARVWPVFAAHEAESVRALRRENLAGLSGRVLEIGAGSGTNFAYYPDAVTHVLAVEPEPRLMDIARQAAAEAPIPVVVTHETAEEIGDVEPFDAVVCSLVLCSVHDQVGVLRRLHSLLRPGGELRYLEHIASAGVRGRYQRFVDATFWPRVMGNCHTHRDTERAIVDAGFEVHRARREWTLPAWAPLPVSELALGRAHRP; encoded by the coding sequence ATGACGCCGAGCGTCGACAATCCCTTCTTCGCCCGCGTGTGGCCCGTCTTCGCCGCCCACGAAGCCGAGTCAGTTCGTGCGCTGCGCCGGGAGAACCTGGCCGGCCTGTCGGGCCGGGTGCTCGAAATCGGTGCCGGCAGCGGGACCAACTTCGCCTACTACCCGGATGCCGTCACGCACGTGCTCGCCGTGGAGCCCGAACCGCGGCTCATGGACATCGCCAGGCAAGCGGCCGCCGAGGCGCCGATTCCGGTGGTGGTGACGCACGAAACCGCCGAGGAGATCGGCGACGTCGAACCCTTTGACGCCGTGGTCTGTTCGCTGGTGTTGTGCTCGGTGCACGACCAGGTCGGCGTGCTGCGCCGGCTGCATTCGCTGCTTCGGCCGGGCGGGGAGCTGCGGTATCTGGAGCACATCGCCAGTGCCGGCGTCCGGGGCCGATACCAGCGATTCGTCGATGCGACCTTCTGGCCCCGGGTGATGGGCAACTGCCACACGCACCGCGACACCGAGCGGGCGATCGTCGACGCCGGATTCGAGGTGCACCGGGCGCGGCGGGAGTGGACGTTACCGGCCTGGGCGCCGCTGCCGGTGTCGGAGTTGGCTCTGGGCCGGGCGCACCGCCCGTAG
- a CDS encoding TetR/AcrR family transcriptional regulator gives MHGLRRQRAPRGSGDRLRHEILDAATELLLETGQVRAVSIRSVAQRVGVTSPSIYLHFQDKNALLDAVCARYLAGLDEAMEGAAVGRSGTLEVLRAQGMAYVRFALQTPELYRLATMGEWRPGSNVDMALDSSAFRHIRASVQSLMDEGVYRTDDPTMIALELWTAAHGVAAILIAKPHLPFGDVDAFAERFLGAVLCGHMVAGLVGADATSQRLVDWVREQHPAQEAQT, from the coding sequence GTGCACGGGCTGCGGCGCCAGCGTGCCCCACGCGGGTCCGGCGACCGGCTACGTCACGAAATCCTGGATGCGGCAACCGAATTGCTGCTGGAGACCGGGCAAGTGCGGGCGGTGTCGATTCGATCGGTCGCACAACGCGTCGGTGTCACGTCGCCGTCGATCTACCTGCACTTCCAGGACAAGAATGCGTTGCTGGATGCCGTATGCGCGCGATACCTGGCCGGACTCGACGAGGCGATGGAGGGGGCGGCAGTCGGGCGCAGCGGCACCCTCGAGGTACTTCGGGCCCAGGGCATGGCCTACGTGCGATTCGCGCTGCAGACTCCGGAGCTGTACCGGCTGGCCACCATGGGCGAGTGGCGTCCCGGCAGCAATGTCGATATGGCACTGGACAGTTCGGCATTCAGGCACATCCGGGCCTCGGTTCAGTCGCTGATGGACGAGGGCGTCTACCGCACCGATGACCCGACCATGATCGCGCTGGAACTGTGGACCGCCGCGCACGGCGTGGCCGCGATTCTGATCGCCAAGCCGCATCTGCCGTTCGGTGACGTCGACGCGTTCGCCGAACGGTTTTTGGGCGCGGTACTGTGCGGTCATATGGTGGCCGGGCTCGTCGGCGCCGATGCAACGTCCCAGCGGTTGGTGGATTGGGTGCGAGAGCAGCACCCCGCACAGGAAGCACAGACATGA